Below is a window of Lebetimonas sp. JH292 DNA.
TGAAGCTTATGTTTTTTTGCCTCTTCATGCAAAAGAAATACTTAAAGTTACAAAAAATAAAAAAGAAATTTTATGGGAAAAATTTTCATCGGTTTATAAGAAAATGTTGAGCTGTTTTTTCAAATTCAGATATATAACATTAATGTTTTTTTTACTTGTAATCCCTTTTTTAACTTTTGAAGGCTTTAAACATTCAAAATTTCAGCTGTTTCCTGATTTTGACACGTCTCAGCTTTATGTAAACGGTAAATTTGATAATAATTTTACAATCGAACAGAGTGCCAAAGCGCTCACCCCCGTTGAAAATGTTTTAAAAAAATATTTGGGTGAGAATGTGGAAGGCTTTACCACCGCAGTGGGAATGCAGATGAATAATAAAGGTGAGGCAAATAGGGGGGAAAATTATTTTCAGATATTTGTGGATTTAAAAGACAGGGTGCCTCATGATTTTTACAATAAATATATTGCCCCTCTTTTTGAACCTGTAAAAGTTACTGGGGAAACAAGAGAGCTAAGTGCCAAGGCTCTGGCATTTAAAATAAAAAAAGATTTATCAAAGTTAAAAATAAAAGGGCTGAAAGAATTAAATGTAATAGTCCCTCAGGCCGGAATTGTAAAAAGCGATATTGTAATTTCTCTCGGCGGGAATAATAAAAAAGTAGTAAAAGCCATTAAATTGCTGGAAAATGAAATGAAAAAAATAAAAGGGGTATATAATATTTATGACGATGCGCAGATGGGTGCAAGCGAGATTAAAATAAATCTAAATGAATATGGTGAAAAATTAGGATTTAACGAAAGAAATATTTTTTCTCAGATCAGACCTTTTTTTGCAAAAGTCGAGTATGACAAAACATTTAATAAAGACGGAATTGTGAGGCTAAAATTTTATGATATGAATAAAGATTCTTTAGCGTTTCTTGAAAATTTCAGAGTAAATATTCCAAATACGGATAAATATATTCAATTGAATAAAATCGCCGATTTCAATATAATAAAAAATTTCAAAAAAATCCATAAATATGACGGTATTCCTGCCAAAACGGTATATGCAACGCTTAATAAAAAAATAATAACGGTTAAAGATTTTTATAAAAAAACAAATCCTCTTTTAAATAAATTTAATAAGCAGGGATTAACAGTATTAATAGGAGGGGCTGCAAAAAAAAGCAGGGAATTTATGCAAAATATTAAAGAATCACTGGTTGTGGCTTTACTTTTAATATTTTTAATTTTGGTTTTGATGTTTAATTCTCTGTTTTTACCGTTTGTGATTATTTCCGTTATTCCTCTTTCATTTCTGGGGGTGGTGTTCGGAAACATGATAATGGATATGAATCTTACAATGCTTGGAATGATAGGCATAGTCGGACTTTCAGGGGTGGTTGTAAATGACGGGATTGTAATGATAGATTTTATTAAAAATGCAAAAAGTCTTGAAGATATTTTAATATTGGCATCTTTCAGGTTAAGACCGATTCTGCTTACAAGTCTTACAACGTTTTTTGGTCTTGCTACACTTATGTTTTTTCCTTACGGACAAGCCCAAATACTTCAGCCTTTGGCAATTGCCCTGGGCTTTGGTATTATGTGGGGAACCGTATTGAATTTATTTTATCTGCCGGTATTTTATTATGTTTTAAGAAAAAGAAAATTAAAGGAGTGATTTGAATATTTTTATTAAAACTTTTGGATGCAGAAGCAATATATATGATTCGGAGCTTATGAAAAATATTTTGAAAAAAAGTCATGTAATCGTTGATAATGAAGAAAAAGCCGATTTAATAATAATAAATTCCTGCACAGTTACCAATTTTGCCGACAGGGACGTAAGAAGTTATATTAACAAATGGCAAAATAAAAAAATTGTTTTTACAGGATGCGGAGCTTATACCCAGGGTGAAAAATTATTTAAAGAAAAAAAAATAAATGCTGTTTTGGGGCATAAATATAAAGAAGAAATTGATAAATATTTAAATTTTGAAGGTATTGAATTAGGGGACTTTGATTTTGTAAATAAAAAAATAATTACTGACATTTCAACTACAAAAGCTTTTGTAAAGATTCAGGAGGGATGCGATTTTGAATGTGCTTACTGTATTTTGCCCAAAGTCAGGGGGCATTCAAGAAGTTTGGATGAAAAAACAGTAATAGAACAGATTAAGTATTTATCACAAACAGGAATAAACGAAATTGTTTTAACCGGAATAAATATGGGAAGTTACGGAAAAGATACCGGTTCTTCTTTAGCTAAACTTATAAAAAAAATTTTAAAAATAGGACGGATTAAAAGAATTAGGATTGGCTCTC
It encodes the following:
- a CDS encoding efflux RND transporter permease subunit produces the protein MKKFIGFFIKNAAFTHTLFFIIIITAFLSYKHVPKELFPPSELDKILITGGYPGASPETLNKMAVDEIEDKIKSFSEVDSIESVITNGNFVITADLKEGVNKNELLSEFQSVVSNLKKDLPSDMDTPSVSIAKKAFPLMFISVASNKLNKDQLLDVADKIKKKLLKLKDLTKVDIRGKSDKNIYISFDSKKIETLGINKSLLANVISSLSTIFPAGYIEGRNHFFITMANVNIEKLKNTYIQVGNKKIRLKDIADIKMEYDTPDQIGKYDGIPNITIDVRKGENGDSIALSEKIRNILKNYHKSHPDVIFGISTDTSKWVRNRFNTVVSNIVFGLILVFFVMWIFLNVRISFIVTLGIPTSFAIALIALYYFHYSLNLLSMLGMLIALGMIVDEAIVVGENIYRHMVQGKDKISAAIDGASEVFWPVMASSTTTILAFLPMLLIKGEIGKFMKILPIMITVLILSSLFEAYVFLPLHAKEILKVTKNKKEILWEKFSSVYKKMLSCFFKFRYITLMFFLLVIPFLTFEGFKHSKFQLFPDFDTSQLYVNGKFDNNFTIEQSAKALTPVENVLKKYLGENVEGFTTAVGMQMNNKGEANRGENYFQIFVDLKDRVPHDFYNKYIAPLFEPVKVTGETRELSAKALAFKIKKDLSKLKIKGLKELNVIVPQAGIVKSDIVISLGGNNKKVVKAIKLLENEMKKIKGVYNIYDDAQMGASEIKINLNEYGEKLGFNERNIFSQIRPFFAKVEYDKTFNKDGIVRLKFYDMNKDSLAFLENFRVNIPNTDKYIQLNKIADFNIIKNFKKIHKYDGIPAKTVYATLNKKIITVKDFYKKTNPLLNKFNKQGLTVLIGGAAKKSREFMQNIKESLVVALLLIFLILVLMFNSLFLPFVIISVIPLSFLGVVFGNMIMDMNLTMLGMIGIVGLSGVVVNDGIVMIDFIKNAKSLEDILILASFRLRPILLTSLTTFFGLATLMFFPYGQAQILQPLAIALGFGIMWGTVLNLFYLPVFYYVLRKRKLKE
- the mtaB gene encoding tRNA (N(6)-L-threonylcarbamoyladenosine(37)-C(2))-methylthiotransferase MtaB, which translates into the protein MNIFIKTFGCRSNIYDSELMKNILKKSHVIVDNEEKADLIIINSCTVTNFADRDVRSYINKWQNKKIVFTGCGAYTQGEKLFKEKKINAVLGHKYKEEIDKYLNFEGIELGDFDFVNKKIITDISTTKAFVKIQEGCDFECAYCILPKVRGHSRSLDEKTVIEQIKYLSQTGINEIVLTGINMGSYGKDTGSSLAKLIKKILKIGRIKRIRIGSLEPTQIDEELIEIASDSILEKHFHIALQHTSDTMLRIMKRRNRVSNTLPLFEKLAAYGFALGTDIIVGHPGESEKIWEEAFNNFKKYPLTHIHVFRFTPRDGTISAAMKQQIRGDITKKRAKILHDFVQKTNYNFRKRKNELFVHIEDEKNGFYQGFDEYYNKMLIKSDKFLKGEWVRVKDYEVKEVNYAKI